Proteins found in one Micropterus dolomieu isolate WLL.071019.BEF.003 ecotype Adirondacks linkage group LG12, ASM2129224v1, whole genome shotgun sequence genomic segment:
- the sat2a.1 gene encoding thialysine N-epsilon-acetyltransferase: MEYSIRAANVEDCKDIARMILELAEFEKVSQHVKVTQRDLEQDGFSKNPFFHGIIAEVPEQQKTKEGHTKIGYALYFFSYSSWSGRGVYMEDLYVMPEFRGKGIGKALMSKVAQLGMAAGCTQLNFTVLDWNKSSLDFYLSQGCFDVTTDMGYHCMRCEGEALEHLAQP, translated from the exons ATGGAGTACTCTATCCGTGCAGCCAACGTGGAGGACTGCAAGGACATCGCGCGGATGATCTTG GAATTGGCTGAATTTGAGAAAGTGTCCCAGCATGTGAAAGTCACACAGAGAG ACTTGGAGCAGGACGGCTTCTCCAAGAACCCGTTCTTCCACGGGATCATCGCTGAGGTGCCCGAACAGCAAAAAACCAAAGAAG GTCATACGAAGATAGGCTATGCACTTTACTTCTTTTCCTACAGCTCATGGTCGGGCAGAGGTGTTTATATGGAGGACTTGTACGTGATGCCAGAGTTCAGAG GGAAGGGCATTGGTAAAGCACTTATGAGCAAGGTTGCACAG CTCGGCATGGCTGCTGGCTGCACCCAGCTCAACTTCACCGTCCTGGACTGGAACAAATCTTCTCTGGACTTTTACCTCAGCCAGGGCTGCTTTGATGTCACCACCGACATGGGTTACCACTGTATGCGCTGTGAGGGAGAGGCGCTGGAGCACCTGGCCCAACCATAA